Genomic DNA from uncultured Desulfuromusa sp.:
TCGCGTTTGTGTGCATGCATACGAAACAGGCGGGCAACTTTTTCGGTCTCCAGGGTCCGGCTGTTGTAGACAACATCTCCCGGTTTGAGATGACCGGAGTAGAGGCGCAGATAGCTCAGTTTTCGACCTTCATCGGAAATAACCTTGAAGGCCAGAGCACACAGGTCCGCTTTCGGGTCGGTGATGACTTGACACTGCTCTTGTTTATCGATCCGGATCGCTGTTGATGCCGGTATTTCAAGGGGAGAGGGGAGCAGGGCGCAGATCATGTCGAGTAATGGTTGAATCCCTTTATTGCGAAGAGCCGACCCCAGCATCACCGGATAAATATCACAGTTGATCACCCCTTTGCGCAAGGCAGGGAGAATCCTTTCCGCTGCAATCGGGGTTCCATTGAGAAAATCATCAAGGATAGAGTCGTCAAAATCAGCTGCGGCCTCAACAATTTTATCCCGTTGCTGTTGTGCGGTTGCTCTTAATTCTTCCGGAATTTCACCTGTAACCAGAGTTTTTCCCTGATCATCTTCTGCAAATAAAATCGTTGTTTCCCCTATGAGATCAATTACCCCATAGAAACTCTCTTCACTCCCTAGCGGCAGCTGCAGCAACAGTGGCGTGGCGTCAAGTTTTTTAACCATAGATTCCAGCACCTGCTGATAGTCGGAACCGATACGATCCATTTTGTTGATCAGGCAAATCCGGGGGACGTTATAACGGCTGGCCTGTCGCCAGACTGATTCGCTCTGAGGTTGAACTCCTTCGACGGCGCTGAAAATGGCAACCGCACCGTCCAGCGCTCGCAGGGAGCGTTCGACTTCAATGGTAAAATCAATGTGACCAGGGGTATCGATCAGGTTGAAAGTGTAGTTGTTCCAGTGGCAAGTTGTGGCGGTTGCAGTAATGGTGATACCGCGTTCCTGCTCCTGTTCCATCCAGTCCATGACCGCTAATCCATCGTGAACTTCTCCCATTTTATGGATTTCACCCGCGTAAAACAGAATGCGTTCAGATACGGTTGTTTTGCCCGCATCAATATGGGAGATGATGCCGAAGTTGCGGACGTTATGAAGGTCTGAGTTTGCCATGAGATATCCTTCCTGGAGACTAAAACACCCCAGCTCTGAGTTTGTGCAGGTGTTCCTCTGAGAGCTGGTTCAGGGCGAAATATTCACGTTCTAATTCTTCTATATAAAAATGATCCAAGCCACTATTGGCAAGAAAATCATTGCGTAACTCAACGTTGTTGTTGGCGATAATTTCCGGGAACAGTTGTCGCAGATAGATAGCTTCTTTTTTGATATCATGGATCACGGTTTGAAACATCTGGGGATCAAGCGGTTTGCTGATGATGCCGCGTATCAGCAGCTCGTCGTTTAATTCACGGTAGAGTTCATCCTGTTCAGAATTGGTATGATAGCGCGAGTAACGGATCCGGATGTGGTCTTTAGCATGACTCAGGACGATATTGTAAAGCTTTTCCCTGGCGTCGATAACTTTTAATTCAGCTGTCAGCCTCTTGATTGTTGCAACTCCGGCAGCAACTTCTTCCAACCCTTTTCTGAGACAAACCAGTTTCTGTCGACCAAATCGACCCAGATAGTGATTCAGGATAATGTCTTCAAAGAATAGTTTGTCAAAGAGTCCTTTGACCAGATTGTTGAATTTCTGCCGACTGTCCAGCAGGTTCTGAAGAAGCTCTTCCGTCGGGCGGTAACTTTCCATGAATGCAACCTGGCTGATGTTTGTTGCCGTACTGTCATAGCGATCAAAAAAGGTGATGATCGTGGAAAAATCTTCCAGCAATGATAGCGGCGCTCCATCACGGATTTGTTCATCAAAAAGCTGTCCGGTTTCCAGCAGGAGTTTTTCAAAGCTGTGATCATGGTTGCGACGGGCATGTTGTTTGGCAAATAACAACTGGATTGTGTCTCTCCGACTGATTCCCTGACGCAGCAGCAGGTCATGAAGAATGTCTCTGGCAATGGCCGTGTATTCAGGTTCATGGATGGTGCTTCTGACTTCTGCTTTTAATTTTTTATCGAGTGCTGATAGCAGGGATGTCGGAATTTCATTCCGCAGCGCAAGGGCCTTCAGTCGGGTCAGGCGGGCATGTTGCTGACGGCTGATATCTCCCTGCTGGTAGCATTCCACCAGAACCTTTTTGTAATCATCAATAATCTGGTAGTTATCACGATGCTGATACATGACATCAATACAGATGCGTTCCCGCTGGTAAGGGTCCAGCCCCAGATTGTCTGCAAGATCCTGCAGAACCGCGTGGGTATTTTTTGAAATCGAACGATTGCGATAATAAAGAGTCTGAAATTCTTGTTGAAAATGACGATGGTTGGTCTCGGATAATCGCAACAGGTAAACAGAGCAGTTTTCCGGCAGCTGAGATAAAAGTTGCTCTGCCAGTTTGGAGTCATCCTGGCGATTCAAGTTGGGAATTCGTTTGAGGGTTTTTCCCAGATGGCGAAGGATTTGTTCCTGGATCTGACGATGTGTTTTTTCTTTCAGGCCGTTGACGAAAAAGAAATAGTTGTCTATGGCATGGCCCTTAAGAAAAATATCTTCATAACTCTGCTCGCTACGGTTCAGTTCGTTGATTTCAAGATGACCGGTTTCATTGTACCCGGCTCCAAGGAGCATCAGGCGGTTGAAGATTCCTTCTTTACTCAGGTCAGAGACTGGTTGGTCGACACCAAACATGTACTCGCAAAATGTTCCCCCGGTCCCTGTCTGCTGCACTCCTGTTGGACTGAGGATGATTTCACTTCCGGGAGCGAAAAAGCGGAGGTTACGATCTGCAGCCTGGAAGAAATGATGGTGAGCAGTCCGGCAACCTGCAGCGGTTGCGAAATATTCAATTTTGTCGTTAATCTTTCCGTGTAAACGTAATTCTGTGTTCATAATATTTTTTTATTTCATTTTATTGATTCAGCAGGAAAGTTGAAATATTGACCATCATGAGCCAGATTAATACCGACCGGGAGTTCTCGATCATGGATGCTGTGATCAACCTCATGACTGAGATGGGTCAGCAGGGTTTGTTTTGCATTGATTTTTTGGGCCATTTCGATTGCCTGTGGAATATTGAAGTGGGTATTGTGTGGAGTAAATCGGAGTCCATCCAGAATCAATAATTCCAACCCTTGTAACAGCTCCAGAGAGCTCGGCGGGATAGCGTTGCAGTCGGTCAGGTAGGCAATGGGGCCACAGCGGTAACCGAAAGCCTGGATATGCCCATGTTGCATCGGGATGGGAATCATTTTCAGGCCAAACAGCTCAATTGCCTGACTCATTGGGCGGAGTTCCAGTCGCGGGATATAACTGACCGGCTCTGAATGGTTAAAAATATAGCTGAAATTATTTCTGATTGTTGCCAGGGTCTGCTTTGATCCGTAGAGTGGAATCGGTATTTTTGAGCGGATGTTGAAGCCGCGCAGATCGTCGATTCCGTGAACATGGTCAGCGTGACAGTGGGTATAGAAAACAGCATCAATATGGCGAATATCTTCGCGTAGCACCTGTTGTCGCAGATCAGTTGAGGTATCGATCAGAATGTTGTATTTTCCATAACTGAGAAGAGCACTACAGCGGGTGCGTTGGTTATAGGGATGATCGGAAAGGCAGACCGGACAACGGCAGCCAATCACCGGAATACCGGTGCTGGTCCCCGAACCGAGAACGGTTATTTTGAGAGTCTCTACCTGCATTCTGATTTCATCCGGAAAGTATGAAAGCTTCAAGTGATGAGGTAAAGTAGCATTTTAATTGAGCTGTAGACAACAATTGTTTGGAAATTCCGACAGGCTGAAGCGGCCTGTAAGAAGGATCTATGACAGAAAAAAATCGTTTTGAAATCAATAAACTCTGTCGTCGATGTATTCGGCAATGTAAACAGCCGGGCAGCATTGTCATGCTCGACTGTCCCCGGTTTCAGCCGCGTCCGTTTAAGTCGGAAGAGTTGAAGTTCAAACAGCTGGATTTGTTTGACAAGAAGTAGATGGTTGCACCTGTAACGGGCCGAAACAACATCGGGTGGGAACGGCCTGACTTAACTGTTCTGATCAAGAAATTCCTGCAACAATGGAATATATTTTTCCGGTTCGACCAGGAATGAATCGTGGCCATAATCGGAATCAATGAGATGATAATTGACGGTTTTGTTCAGCCGTTGCAACTCCGTCACCAGCTCTTCCGTTTGTTGTGGGGGATAAAGCCAATCAGAGGTGAATGCAAACCAGAGTGATGGGCACTTGATCTGCTCCAGTGCTTCACTTAAAGAATCAAAGTTCCAGGCAACGTCATAGAGATCGAGGGCCTTGGCCAGATAAAGAAAGGAGTTGGGATCAAACTGATCGACGAAGTTCTGACCGTTGTAATCCAGGTAGCGTTCAACCTCAAACTTACCGAAAAAATCAAACATGCCGTCGCGGACTGAAAAGCGACGATTAAATTTTAACAGCATTGAGGCATCTGATAAAAAGGAAATATGTCCGACGGCTCGCGCAAGCGAGAAGCCGTCAGCCGGAGGATGCTCTGTCTGATAATTACCTTTTTTCCAGAGTGGATCATTGAAGATGGCCTGTCGTGCCAGGGCATTCAGGGCAATCGCCATTGGTGAGGTCTTGCCGGTTCCAGCAATAGGAACAATAGAGCGGACCATTTCCGGATAGTGAATAGCCCATTCAATCGCCTGCATTGCCCCCATGGAGCCACCAACAATTGCTGCCAGTGATGTAATCCCGAGGTGATCAAGCAATAATTTTTGGGCGCGAACCATATCGCGAACCATGAGGACGGGAAAACTCAGGCGGTATGGTTTCTGGGTGCGGGGATTGATGCTGGTCGGGCCGGTTGAGCCTTTGCAGGAACCGATAGTATTGCTGGAAAGAACAAAGTAACGATTGGTATCGAGGACTTTTCCCGGACCGATCATGTTATCCCACCAGCCGGGTTTACGATCTTCTTCCGAGTGGCGTCCGGCTGCGTGAGCATTGCCGGTCCAGGCGTGGGTGACCAGGATGACATTCGATGCGTCTGCGTTGAGTTCGCCGTAAGTTTCATAGGCGAGAGTCAGGGGGCCGAGCAAGCGACCACTTTCAAGCTGGAGCTCGACATCGAATTCTGCATATTTTGTGATAACAATGCCAACGCTGTTATTCAAGCTGCATCCCCTGCTGCAATGGCTGATAAAGAAAGGCCCTTTCCTGCTTCAGGAAAGGGCCTTTTGGATACAGTTATCAATCGTATCTCAGGCACAGTCCCCATCTGTCCCTGACTCAAAATGTGTGCAGGGCAGGAATTGGCACCAACCTTTTCTTATCAAGAAATGTCGGTTGCCGTGGCTTCAAAGGGCCTTCTCCCTCCACCACTCTGGATAAAGACGTTGTTCTTTTTCTATTGGAGGCTGACTCTAGCCTACCCGTAAGAGGTTTGTCAATTGCTCTACCATCCCAGTTGCCTCTCATTTTCCTGATTTGCTTAAAAAAAAAGCAGTTATGGCTATTTATTAAGCATAATCAGATGCACATTTAATTTAGAAGGCGATAAAGAGGCGTCTCCAGGTAACGGCATATCTATTGAATAGCTAAGCCGGGTTTAGAGTTAACAATGACGTTAGACTCTGATATGTCTGCCAAGGAGGCCGGATTGATGGAATCTTCACTTTTATCATTGCAGCACGGAGGAGATGTTCTTTTTCTCCTTCTGGGTGCCATCATGGTTTTTGCCATGCATGCAGGATTTGCCTTTTTAGAGGTTGGTACCGTTCGTGAAAAAAATCAGGTTAATGCTTTTGTCAAAATTATCTCTGACTGGTCTGTCTCTTGTGTTGTCTATTTTCTGATTGGCTATCCCATCTCTTACGGGATCCATTTTTTCGTCTCCGCTACCGGATTGTTAGGAGATAACCAGGGGTATGAGCTGGTTCGATTCTTCTTCCTGCTTTGTTTTGCCGCCTGTATCCCTGCAATTATCTCAGGTGGAATTGCGGAGCGGGCCAAGTTCTGGCCACAAGTTATTGCCGGAGGGATCTTTGCCGGGATTTCCTACCCTATTTTCGAGTCTTTGATCTGGGGACAAAACAGTGCCGGGCTGCAGAATTTTTTTGAAAAGACTTTCGGGGCACAATTTCATGATTTTGCCGGAAGTGTGGTGGTGCATTCTATTGGTGGCTGGTTAGCTTTGCCCGCGGTTCTTATCCTTGGTCCGCGAATGGGACGTTTTGTCCGGGGGAAAAGCCGGGCGATTCCCATCAGCAATATCCCCTTTCTGGCATTAGGAAGTTGGATTCTTGCTGTTGGCTGGTTTGGTTTTAATGTGATGAGTGCCCAGTCCTTACAGGGGATTTCAGGGTTAGTCGCGGTAAACTCTTTATTAGCCATGGTCGGTGGAGTGTTGTTTGCCTTGGTTGCCAGTCGAAATGATCCGGGATTTGTCCACAACGGTGCACTTGCTGGATTGATTGCTATTTGTGCAGGGTCTGATTTGATGCATCCGATAGGTGCTTTTTTTGTTGGCGGGATTGGTTCACTTATTTTTGTCTACGGATTTCAATTTGAACAGGAAAAATTAAAGATTGACGATGTTCTGGGAGTGTGGCCCTTGCATGGTGTCGTTGGCTCCTGGGGTGGAATTGCAGCGGGTATTTTTGGTACCAGTGCGTTGGGAGGGCTGGGAGGAGTGTCTTTCATGACTCAGCTGGCCGGGACTCTTTTGGCGGTTATTTATGCTTTGAGTACGAGCTATGTTGTTTATACCGTTATTGATAAAATCAGTGGTTTCCGTCTGGATGAGGATCAGGAATTCGCCGGTGCGGATTTAACAGTTCATCATATTAATGCTTATCCGGAAGAGAATCTTAAATAGAATTAATTTTCTTCGGCATTTGACGCCTACTGATCCCATAGTAAAATTAATGACAGGAAACGGTTATATTACAGAAGGCGGTGGCAGCCTTCTGCTTTGCCTTGAAGTCCTAATCCCTCCTGGACTTCAAGGTTTTTTTATCTGCTGTCGGACGCAAAAAAGGGGCAGCCGGTCATTCCTGAGTCCCTTTAGAAATTTATTTTATCTCGTTTAAGAGATTTGACTTTTCGTTTGATTTTTCAGGATTTCTATCTTTTCTTTTTCCTTGCAAACAAGATCGGCAATTGTGAATTTGTTGAGAATTTCGGACATTTTCAACTGGGTCAATTGCCAGACTTCGTGAGCAGCACAATACCCATCACGATGACAGAAGTCAGCATCAATAAGGCAGTGGTTTAATTTTAACTGCCCTTCTTCAGCTTGAAGGATGTCAAGCATCGTAATTTCACCGGGATCTTTGGCCAATAAAAAACCTCCACCAACTCCCCTCTGGGAACTGACAATGCCGGCTTTGATCAAAGGTTGCAGAATTTTTGTCAAGAAGGCGGGAGTGACCTCTTGAGTGCGACAGATATCCTTCTTTAATACGATGTCATTTGTTGGCTGTTGAGCCAGATAAAGAACCGTTCTTACCGCATATTCTGTCGCTCTTGTTATAACCACTTTTTACCTCCTAAAGATAACCATGTAGGTGATGAATACACCGAAGCAGAATCATTGTCAATGCCCTCTTTTATTGTGGTCGCACAATCTGATGGCTTGACAGTTCATTTTCCCAGCGGCATCATCTGCCGATATGGACAATTTATTGCGAATTAATCACAGTTCACAACCTGTTGTTGGCCGTTTTGCTCCGAGCCCGACCGGTCCCTTGCATTTTGGAACTCTTTTGGCTGCGTTAGGGAGTTATTTGCTGGCAAAAGCTTCTGGTGGGAGCTGGTTGCTTCGTATTGAGGATCTTGACCCTCCACGGGTGGTTGCTGGAGCCGCTGAAGATATCATTCGACTTATGGAGCAACTGGGTTTTGAATGGGATGGTGTTGTTCTTTACCAGAGCCAGCGTTATGAGCGATATCTGCAGGTTCTGGAGCAGTTGCGCAATCAGGGTCGGGTTTTTGATTGTTGTTGTTCGCGGCGTGAAATTCTCGCGAGCGCTCCCCATTCGGGGGAGGAGGCTCCTGTTTACCCGGGGACTTGCAGGAATGGCATCCGTAGAGACCGGGTTGAACGCTCAGTGCGATTACGTGTGAGCAATGAAAGCATTGTTTTTCAAGATGGAATTTTCGGGACGCAACAACAGAACCTGGAAGCAGAGGTCGGAGATTTTATTCTGCACCGGGCCGATGGTCTGTTTGCCTATCAGCTGGCCGTGGTTGTTGATGATATTGATACCGGAGTCACGCAGGTCGTTCGCGGGGCAGATTTGCTTTCATCAACTCCTCGTCAGATCTATCTTTATAACTGTCTCAATGCTGCTGTTCCGGAGTACTTTCATTTGCCTCTGGCGATTGGTGATAATGGGAAAAAACTGAGTAAGCGGCATGGCCAGATTGGTTCGGTTACCAGGGAGAATGGCGTGACCATGCTTTGGCGGGCGCTGGAATTTTTAGGACAGTCTCCCCCGAACGGATTACTTTGTCTGTCTGCCGGAGAATTACTGCGCTGGGGGGTGGAAAATTTTCATCCTGATCTGATCCCCAAGAGAAATAGTAGGATAAGTTTTTCTGAGAGCTAAGCTTTCATCCCGTGTGTTCTTCTGCTACCCTTATTTGGCGAAGGGCGTAAGACCATCTAATTGAAAAGAATTCAGGAGGTTTGAGATGAAAAGAATATTGTTCGCCGGTTTGTTGATTATCTTTCTTGCGGGATGTGGTAGCGGTACGTTTCAGGTGCCAAAACAGGAATACCAGACTCGCGTTCAGGTTTTAGGGGTTTTGCCCTTGCTGGTTGACACGAATAGTACTTTGAATTATCCGCAAAGGGATAATCTGTTTGAAATCCTGGCACGTTCGGCGAATGGAAAACATGAATATCTTGTCGAAGCTCTGAAGGAGAAAAAGGGATATTTTGATGTGC
This window encodes:
- a CDS encoding homoserine O-acetyltransferase, with translation MNNSVGIVITKYAEFDVELQLESGRLLGPLTLAYETYGELNADASNVILVTHAWTGNAHAAGRHSEEDRKPGWWDNMIGPGKVLDTNRYFVLSSNTIGSCKGSTGPTSINPRTQKPYRLSFPVLMVRDMVRAQKLLLDHLGITSLAAIVGGSMGAMQAIEWAIHYPEMVRSIVPIAGTGKTSPMAIALNALARQAIFNDPLWKKGNYQTEHPPADGFSLARAVGHISFLSDASMLLKFNRRFSVRDGMFDFFGKFEVERYLDYNGQNFVDQFDPNSFLYLAKALDLYDVAWNFDSLSEALEQIKCPSLWFAFTSDWLYPPQQTEELVTELQRLNKTVNYHLIDSDYGHDSFLVEPEKYIPLLQEFLDQNS
- a CDS encoding ammonium transporter — its product is MESSLLSLQHGGDVLFLLLGAIMVFAMHAGFAFLEVGTVREKNQVNAFVKIISDWSVSCVVYFLIGYPISYGIHFFVSATGLLGDNQGYELVRFFFLLCFAACIPAIISGGIAERAKFWPQVIAGGIFAGISYPIFESLIWGQNSAGLQNFFEKTFGAQFHDFAGSVVVHSIGGWLALPAVLILGPRMGRFVRGKSRAIPISNIPFLALGSWILAVGWFGFNVMSAQSLQGISGLVAVNSLLAMVGGVLFALVASRNDPGFVHNGALAGLIAICAGSDLMHPIGAFFVGGIGSLIFVYGFQFEQEKLKIDDVLGVWPLHGVVGSWGGIAAGIFGTSALGGLGGVSFMTQLAGTLLAVIYALSTSYVVYTVIDKISGFRLDEDQEFAGADLTVHHINAYPEENLK
- a CDS encoding TIGR04442 family protein, with the protein product MNTELRLHGKINDKIEYFATAAGCRTAHHHFFQAADRNLRFFAPGSEIILSPTGVQQTGTGGTFCEYMFGVDQPVSDLSKEGIFNRLMLLGAGYNETGHLEINELNRSEQSYEDIFLKGHAIDNYFFFVNGLKEKTHRQIQEQILRHLGKTLKRIPNLNRQDDSKLAEQLLSQLPENCSVYLLRLSETNHRHFQQEFQTLYYRNRSISKNTHAVLQDLADNLGLDPYQRERICIDVMYQHRDNYQIIDDYKKVLVECYQQGDISRQQHARLTRLKALALRNEIPTSLLSALDKKLKAEVRSTIHEPEYTAIARDILHDLLLRQGISRRDTIQLLFAKQHARRNHDHSFEKLLLETGQLFDEQIRDGAPLSLLEDFSTIITFFDRYDSTATNISQVAFMESYRPTEELLQNLLDSRQKFNNLVKGLFDKLFFEDIILNHYLGRFGRQKLVCLRKGLEEVAAGVATIKRLTAELKVIDAREKLYNIVLSHAKDHIRIRYSRYHTNSEQDELYRELNDELLIRGIISKPLDPQMFQTVIHDIKKEAIYLRQLFPEIIANNNVELRNDFLANSGLDHFYIEELEREYFALNQLSEEHLHKLRAGVF
- a CDS encoding Rrf2 family transcriptional regulator — protein: MVITRATEYAVRTVLYLAQQPTNDIVLKKDICRTQEVTPAFLTKILQPLIKAGIVSSQRGVGGGFLLAKDPGEITMLDILQAEEGQLKLNHCLIDADFCHRDGYCAAHEVWQLTQLKMSEILNKFTIADLVCKEKEKIEILKNQTKSQIS
- the fusA gene encoding elongation factor G; this encodes MANSDLHNVRNFGIISHIDAGKTTVSERILFYAGEIHKMGEVHDGLAVMDWMEQEQERGITITATATTCHWNNYTFNLIDTPGHIDFTIEVERSLRALDGAVAIFSAVEGVQPQSESVWRQASRYNVPRICLINKMDRIGSDYQQVLESMVKKLDATPLLLQLPLGSEESFYGVIDLIGETTILFAEDDQGKTLVTGEIPEELRATAQQQRDKIVEAAADFDDSILDDFLNGTPIAAERILPALRKGVINCDIYPVMLGSALRNKGIQPLLDMICALLPSPLEIPASTAIRIDKQEQCQVITDPKADLCALAFKVISDEGRKLSYLRLYSGHLKPGDVVYNSRTLETEKVARLFRMHAHKRERINMAIAGDIITATGLKNVLTGDTISHPDVPLQLAGLEYPEPVVSLAIEAKTVDDRDKLPLALEKLQWEDPTFHVTEDPETGQTLLTGMGELHLEVVVQRLKADFGVATQTGRPQVVYRETVRCATEQREVFEREIDGKIHQGEVKIRINPTARKSGIDIDIPEQLLDDWPPELAKLIREKLTTACQSGQLAGYPLTDLQLSLIEAPYSSNKTTDLGISAAINRAMTLALQNGKPTLLEPVMALELVSPSDYTGRVMSSLNQKRGQVEGITSRPGQDLIRATVPLLEMFGYMTELRSATKGQGSFTMEFSHFDQAPAETLKKFGVT
- the gluQRS gene encoding tRNA glutamyl-Q(34) synthetase GluQRS, with translation MDNLLRINHSSQPVVGRFAPSPTGPLHFGTLLAALGSYLLAKASGGSWLLRIEDLDPPRVVAGAAEDIIRLMEQLGFEWDGVVLYQSQRYERYLQVLEQLRNQGRVFDCCCSRREILASAPHSGEEAPVYPGTCRNGIRRDRVERSVRLRVSNESIVFQDGIFGTQQQNLEAEVGDFILHRADGLFAYQLAVVVDDIDTGVTQVVRGADLLSSTPRQIYLYNCLNAAVPEYFHLPLAIGDNGKKLSKRHGQIGSVTRENGVTMLWRALEFLGQSPPNGLLCLSAGELLRWGVENFHPDLIPKRNSRISFSES
- a CDS encoding GPMC system MBL fold metallohydrolase, which translates into the protein MQVETLKITVLGSGTSTGIPVIGCRCPVCLSDHPYNQRTRCSALLSYGKYNILIDTSTDLRQQVLREDIRHIDAVFYTHCHADHVHGIDDLRGFNIRSKIPIPLYGSKQTLATIRNNFSYIFNHSEPVSYIPRLELRPMSQAIELFGLKMIPIPMQHGHIQAFGYRCGPIAYLTDCNAIPPSSLELLQGLELLILDGLRFTPHNTHFNIPQAIEMAQKINAKQTLLTHLSHEVDHSIHDRELPVGINLAHDGQYFNFPAESIK